One window of the Streptomyces sp. TS71-3 genome contains the following:
- a CDS encoding cobyric acid synthase → MSHGLLVAGTTSDAGKSVVTAGICRWLARQGVRVAPFKAQNMSLNSFVTREGAEIGRAQAMQAQAARVEPSALMNPVLLKPGGDRRSQVVLMGHPVGEMSARGYHGGRQERLLGTVLDCLDRLRAEHDVVICEGAGSPAEINLRRTDIVNMGLARAAGLPVLVVGDIDRGGVFASFFGTLALLDKADQKLVAGFLVNKFRGDVTLLDPGLDMLRDLTGRSTYGVLPFRTGLGIDEEDGLRVSLRGTVRESTPAGPVGQDVLRVAVCAVPLMSNFTDVDALAAEPGVVVRFVDRPEETADADLVIVPGTRGTVLALRWLQQRGLAGALARRAAEGRPVLGICGGFQILGEHIDDTARVESREPSADGLGLLPLRVRFVPEKTLGRPRGQALGEQVEGYEIHHGVADVQGGEAFLDGCRVGSVWGTHWHGSLESDGFRRAFLRTVAAAAGRRFVPAPDTAFAALREEQLERLGDLIEQHADTDALWRLIEEGPPPGLPFVPPGAP, encoded by the coding sequence ATGAGCCACGGGCTGCTGGTGGCCGGCACCACGTCCGACGCGGGCAAGAGCGTGGTGACCGCCGGGATCTGCCGCTGGCTGGCGCGGCAGGGCGTGCGGGTAGCGCCGTTCAAGGCGCAGAACATGTCGCTGAACTCGTTCGTCACCCGCGAGGGCGCCGAGATCGGCCGCGCGCAGGCGATGCAGGCCCAGGCGGCGCGGGTGGAGCCGAGCGCCCTGATGAACCCGGTGCTGCTGAAGCCGGGCGGCGACCGGCGCAGCCAGGTGGTGCTGATGGGCCACCCGGTCGGCGAGATGAGCGCGCGCGGCTACCACGGCGGGCGCCAGGAGCGGCTGCTCGGCACCGTGCTGGACTGCCTGGACCGGCTGCGCGCCGAGCACGACGTCGTGATCTGCGAGGGCGCCGGGTCGCCCGCGGAGATCAACCTGCGCCGCACCGACATCGTGAACATGGGCCTCGCCCGCGCCGCCGGGCTGCCCGTGCTGGTGGTCGGCGACATCGACCGCGGCGGCGTCTTCGCGTCGTTCTTCGGCACGCTCGCCCTGCTGGACAAGGCGGATCAGAAGCTGGTGGCCGGATTCCTCGTCAACAAGTTCCGGGGCGACGTGACGCTGCTCGATCCCGGCCTCGACATGCTGCGGGACCTCACCGGGCGGTCCACGTACGGGGTGCTGCCGTTCCGCACCGGTCTCGGGATCGACGAGGAGGACGGGCTGCGCGTCTCCCTGCGCGGCACGGTCCGGGAGAGCACACCGGCGGGGCCGGTCGGGCAGGATGTGCTGCGGGTCGCCGTGTGCGCGGTGCCGCTGATGTCGAACTTCACCGATGTGGACGCGCTGGCGGCGGAGCCCGGCGTGGTGGTGCGGTTCGTGGACCGGCCCGAGGAGACGGCCGACGCGGACCTCGTGATCGTGCCGGGCACCCGCGGCACGGTCCTCGCGCTGCGCTGGCTCCAGCAGCGCGGCCTCGCCGGCGCGCTGGCCCGCCGGGCCGCCGAGGGCCGGCCGGTGCTGGGCATCTGCGGCGGCTTCCAGATCCTGGGCGAGCACATCGACGACACCGCGCGCGTCGAGTCCCGCGAGCCGTCCGCCGACGGGCTCGGCCTGCTGCCGCTGCGGGTCCGCTTCGTCCCGGAGAAGACGCTCGGCCGGCCGCGCGGGCAGGCGCTCGGCGAGCAGGTCGAGGGCTACGAGATCCACCACGGCGTCGCCGACGTGCAGGGCGGGGAGGCGTTCCTCGACGGCTGCCGGGTCGGCTCGGTGTGGGGCACGCACTGGCACGGCTCGCTGGAGTCGGACGGGTTCCGGCGGGCGTTCCTGCGGACGGTCGCGGCCGCCGCCGGCCGGCGTTTCGTGCCGGCTCCCGACACCGCGTTCGCGGCGCTCCGCGAGGAGCAGCTCGAACGCCTCGGTGACCTGATCGAGCAGCACGCGGACACGGACGCGCTGTGGCGCCTCATCGAGGAGGGCCCGCCGCCTGGGCTGCCGTTCGTCCCGCCGGGCGCGCCGTGA
- a CDS encoding putative cobaltochelatase: MQTPYPLTAIVGMADLRLALLVNAVSPEVGGVLVRGEKGTAKSTAVRALAAVLPDVRVVTGCRFNCDPGAPDPRCPDGPHTQSSGTARPTRMVELPVGASEDRVVGSLDIERALAEGVKAFEPGLLADAHRGILYVDEVNLLHDHVIDLLLDAAAMGASYVEREGVSVRHAARFLLVGTMNPEEGELRPQLLDRFGLTVEVSASREPDERVEVVRRRLAYDAEPASFAAHWADEEARLRERIAAARSLLPEVVLGDGVLRQIAATCAAFEVDGMRADIVMARTAKALAAWAGRTEVLREDVRTAALLALPHRRRRNPFDAPGLDEDKLDETLEQYDEPEEPQQAGQPEQDGAPGDPGDDGTDDDPDPDGPGDGGGGGGTPPGATGPDGGGPPPPPGRSEDAPPPEAESDAPGIPAQSPPPAGGAAEQPAVRAGEPFRARLLTVPGLGEGAAGRRSRAITEQGRTTGARQPRGALTKLHLAATVRAAAPHQRARGRTGAGLKVRREDLRQAVREGREGNLVLFVVDASGSMAARRRMGAVKGAVLSLLLDAYQRRDKVGLVTFRAAAADVALPPTSSVDAAATRLDALPTGGRTPLAAGLLRAHEVLRVERLRDPARRPLMVVVTDGRATGGADPLGRAGRAAGLFAADGTASVVVDCETGPVRLGLAGRLAGQLGGAAVSLAELRADALAGLVRDVRGAARAPGGAAAPPPRVPGGAGPRSPQAPTTEGAAGADRIRTDGRAA; encoded by the coding sequence GTGCAGACCCCCTACCCGCTCACCGCGATCGTCGGCATGGCGGACCTGCGGCTCGCGCTGCTGGTGAACGCCGTCTCGCCCGAAGTGGGCGGCGTCCTCGTGCGCGGCGAGAAGGGCACCGCCAAGAGCACCGCGGTACGGGCGCTCGCGGCGGTGCTGCCGGACGTCCGCGTCGTCACCGGCTGCCGGTTCAACTGCGACCCCGGCGCGCCCGACCCGCGCTGCCCGGACGGTCCCCACACCCAGTCGTCCGGCACCGCCCGGCCGACCCGGATGGTGGAGCTTCCGGTGGGCGCCTCCGAGGACCGGGTGGTCGGCTCGCTGGACATCGAACGGGCGCTCGCGGAGGGGGTGAAGGCCTTCGAGCCGGGACTGCTCGCGGACGCGCACCGCGGCATCCTCTACGTCGACGAGGTCAACCTGCTCCACGACCACGTCATCGACCTGCTGCTGGACGCCGCCGCGATGGGCGCCTCGTACGTGGAGCGCGAGGGCGTCTCCGTACGGCACGCCGCCCGGTTCCTGCTGGTCGGCACGATGAACCCGGAGGAGGGCGAGCTGCGGCCGCAGCTGCTCGACCGGTTCGGCCTGACCGTGGAGGTCAGCGCGTCGAGGGAGCCCGACGAGCGCGTCGAGGTGGTGCGCCGCCGGCTCGCGTACGACGCCGAGCCGGCGTCCTTCGCGGCGCACTGGGCGGATGAGGAGGCGCGCCTGCGGGAGCGGATCGCGGCGGCGCGCTCCCTGCTGCCCGAGGTGGTGCTCGGCGACGGTGTGCTGCGCCAGATCGCGGCGACCTGCGCGGCCTTCGAGGTCGACGGCATGCGCGCGGACATCGTGATGGCCCGTACCGCGAAAGCCCTCGCCGCCTGGGCCGGCCGCACGGAGGTGCTGCGGGAGGACGTCCGCACGGCGGCGCTGCTGGCGCTGCCGCACCGGCGCCGCCGCAACCCCTTCGACGCGCCCGGGCTCGACGAGGACAAGCTCGACGAGACGCTGGAGCAGTACGACGAGCCGGAGGAGCCGCAGCAGGCAGGGCAGCCGGAGCAGGACGGCGCGCCGGGCGACCCCGGTGACGACGGCACCGACGACGACCCCGATCCCGACGGCCCCGGCGACGGGGGCGGTGGCGGCGGCACGCCTCCCGGTGCCACCGGTCCGGACGGCGGGGGCCCGCCGCCACCGCCCGGCCGCAGCGAGGACGCGCCCCCGCCCGAGGCCGAGTCCGACGCGCCCGGCATCCCCGCCCAGAGCCCCCCGCCGGCAGGCGGCGCCGCCGAGCAGCCCGCGGTGCGGGCCGGTGAGCCGTTCCGCGCCAGGCTGCTGACGGTGCCGGGGCTCGGCGAGGGCGCGGCCGGCCGGCGGTCACGTGCGATCACCGAGCAGGGCCGCACCACCGGGGCACGGCAGCCGCGGGGCGCCCTGACGAAGCTGCACCTGGCCGCCACCGTCAGGGCCGCGGCACCCCACCAGCGGGCCCGCGGCCGCACCGGCGCGGGCCTGAAGGTGCGCCGCGAGGACCTGCGGCAGGCGGTGCGGGAGGGCCGCGAGGGCAACCTCGTGCTGTTCGTCGTGGACGCCTCCGGGTCGATGGCCGCGCGGCGCCGGATGGGCGCCGTGAAGGGCGCAGTGCTGTCGCTGCTGCTGGACGCCTACCAACGGCGCGACAAGGTGGGCCTCGTGACGTTCCGTGCCGCGGCGGCCGACGTGGCGCTGCCGCCGACCTCGTCCGTGGACGCCGCCGCGACCCGGCTGGACGCGCTGCCGACGGGCGGGCGCACCCCGCTCGCGGCCGGGCTGCTCCGTGCCCACGAGGTGCTGCGCGTGGAGCGGCTGCGGGACCCGGCGCGCCGGCCGCTGATGGTGGTCGTCACCGACGGGCGGGCGACCGGCGGTGCCGATCCGCTCGGCCGGGCGGGCCGCGCCGCGGGGCTGTTCGCCGCGGACGGCACCGCGTCGGTGGTGGTGGACTGCGAGACGGGGCCGGTGCGGCTGGGGCTCGCCGGCCGGCTGGCCGGGCAGCTCGGCGGCGCCGCGGTCAGCCTGGCGGAGCTGCGCGCGGACGCGCTGGCCGGGCTGGTCAGGGACGTCCGCGGCGCTGCGCGGGCACCGGGCGGCGCGGCAGCACCGCCGCCGCGTGTCCCGGGCGGGGCCGGGCCGCGTTCACCGCAGGCCCCGACGACCGAGGGCGCCGCGGGCGCCGACCGTATCCGTACCGATGGGAGGGCCGCGT